CAAGTCGAATTCAGAATTCAGAAATCAGAATTAAGAATTAAGACGCGGCATAACGAACCACCGGACTGCGCCCTACAATAATATTCCCCCGCCGGGTACCTTACTTCTTACCTATTCACTCTTCACTCTTCACTCTTCACTTTGCTCTCTTAGTTCCCCGGTGCGCAAATCCCCACGGCGCGCCGGGTCGTCGCGCCCTACAATATACATTCTCTCTCCCCTTTTACCTCTCGACGGAAAGGAAGGCCAATACATTGCACATCGCAATCTGTGATGATAACCCCGTCCAGGCCGGCAACCTGCAAAAAATCGTGACCGGCTGGATGAAAAAACGCGCCGTCTGCGCCGCCGTCTCGCTGTTTCCGAGCGCGGAGGCGTTTTTATTCGAATACGCCGAAAACAAGACCTTTGATATCCTGCTGCTCGACATCCAACTCAGCGGCATGAACGGCGTGGAACTCGCCCGCCGCGTCCGCGAGTCCGACGCGCACCCCCAAATCGTCTTCATCACCGCCTATTCGGACTTCGCCGCCGACGGCTACGAGGTCGACGCATTGCACTATCTCGTCAAGCCCATTGAGCCGGAAAAACTCTGCGGGGTACTCGACAAGGCCGCGAAAAACCTCTCCAAAGCCGAGCCCGCCGTGATGCTCGAAACCGAGGAGGGCATCGTCCGCCTGCTCGAAAAAGACGTCATTTACGCCGAGGCGTTTTCCCACGTCGTCACGATCCACTGCGCCCGCAACGCTTGTGACAATTTAGCCGTCAAAACGCCGATCTCCGAGCTCGAAATGCTGCTCGGCGATTCGTTTGTGCGCTGCCACCGCTCCTATCTCGTCGGCCTGAGGCACATCCGCCAGATCACGCGCTGCGACGTCATTCTCGATGACGGAAGCAAACTCCCGCTTTCGCGCCGCAGCTACGACGCGGTCAACCGAAAGTTCATCAACTTTTATAAGGCAAAATAACGACATGGAATATTACTGGTATTATATCATCATCGGCGTCGGATTCGCGGGCACGGTGCTCGGCATCGTCCTGTGGCAGCGCGCCTACACCAAAAAACTCGTCAACAAATCCATCTCGGACTATCAGAGCGACCTCATCACCAAACACTGTGAAGAGGTCGAGAATATCTATGCCAAAATGCGCGGCTGGCGGCACGATTACCGCAACCACATTCAGGTCATGAAGGTGTATCTCGAGGAGGGCGAGACCGAAAAACTCGGGAAATATCTCGAGGATTTGCAGCTCGACTTAAACAGCGTCGATACGGTCGTCAAAACCGGCAACACGATGATCGACGCGATTTTGAACAGCAAACTGTCGCTCGCTTATAAGCGCGACATCGACGTCAGCGTCAAAG
This genomic stretch from Oscillospiraceae bacterium harbors:
- a CDS encoding LytTR family DNA-binding domain-containing protein, whose amino-acid sequence is MHIAICDDNPVQAGNLQKIVTGWMKKRAVCAAVSLFPSAEAFLFEYAENKTFDILLLDIQLSGMNGVELARRVRESDAHPQIVFITAYSDFAADGYEVDALHYLVKPIEPEKLCGVLDKAAKNLSKAEPAVMLETEEGIVRLLEKDVIYAEAFSHVVTIHCARNACDNLAVKTPISELEMLLGDSFVRCHRSYLVGLRHIRQITRCDVILDDGSKLPLSRRSYDAVNRKFINFYKAK